Proteins encoded together in one Triticum dicoccoides isolate Atlit2015 ecotype Zavitan chromosome 7B, WEW_v2.0, whole genome shotgun sequence window:
- the LOC119336605 gene encoding UDP-glycosyltransferase 73C6-like, with amino-acid sequence MYQGHVIPAVDTALLLATHGALASVVATPSNAARIRPTVDLARRSGLPIRLVELPLDCAAEGLPEEADDVDKIPFGLAPNYFRALTLLAEPLERHLRAHPPYPTCIISDFCHPWTVQVAANLKVPRLSFFSMCTFCLLCQHNVERYNSYDAVADDNEPVVVPGLEKRIEVTRAQAPGFFRAPGFEKLADEIELVQGEADGAVVNSFLEMESEYVAGYAAARKMKVWTIGPVSLYHQHAATLAKRGNTTTAIDADECLRWLEGKEPNTVLYVSFGSIVHADPKQVIELGLGLEGSGHPFVWVLKNPDQYGEDVHEFLQDLEERVTGRGMLVRGWSPQVLILNHAAVGGFVTHCGWNSTLEAIAAGLPVVTWPHFSDQFLNEKLAVEVLGIGVSVGIKEPLMWVSKKEIVVGREVVEAAVRSIMDGGEEGKERRRKALALSEKARTAVQKGGSSLGNLLDLIKHFEVDAGGCMAVQKDA; translated from the coding sequence ATGTACCAGGGCCACGTGATCCCGGCGGTGGACACCGCGCTGCTGCTGGCCACCCACGGCGCGCTCGCCAGCGTTGTCGCCACGCCGTCCAACGCCGCGCGCATCCGCCCGACGGTCGACCTCGCGCGGCGGTCCGGCCTGCCCATCCGGCTCGTGGAGCTCCCGCTCGACTGCGCCGCCGAGGGCCTGCCCGAGGAAGCCGACGACGTCGACAAGATCCCGTTTGGCCTCGCACCGAACTACTTCCGCGCCCTCACGCTCCTCGCCGAGCCGCTCGAGCGCCACCTCCGCGCGCACCCGCCGTACCCGACGTGCATCATCTCCGACTTCTGCCACCCGTGGACCGTGCAGGTTGCGGCCAATCTCAAGGTCCCGCGGCTCAGCTTCTTCAGCATGTGCACCTTCTGCCTCCTATGCCAGCACAACGTCGAGAGGTACAACTCCTACGACGCCGTGGCCGACGACAACGAGCCGGTGGTCGTGCCGGGCCTGGAGAAGAGAATCGAGGTGACCAGGGCGCAAGCCCCCGGGTTCTTTCGGGCGCCCGGGTTCGAGAAGCTAGCTGACGAAATCGAGCTGGTGCAAGGCGAGGCCGATGGCGCCGTCGTGAACTCTTTCCTTGAGATGGAGTCGGAGTACGTCGCTGGGTACGCGGCCGCCAGGAAAATGAAGGTGTGGACCATCGGGCCGGTGTCGCTGTACCATCAGCACGCCGCGACGCTGGCAAAGAGAGGGAACACCACCACAGCCATTGACGCCGACGAGTGTCTCCGGTGGCTTGAAGGCAAGGAGCCCAATACCGTCTTGTACGTCAGCTTCGGGAGCATCGTGCACGCTGACCCGAAGCAGGTCATCGAGCTTGGGCTCGGGCTCGAGGGATCGGGGCACCCGTTCGTCTGGGTTCTGAAGAACCCCGACCAGTACGGCGAGGATGTGCACGAGTTCCTGCAGGACCTCGAGGAGCGCGTCACCGGGCGCGGGATGCTGGTCAGAGGGTGGTCGCCGCAGGTGCTTATCCTGAACCACGCAGCCGTGGGCGGCTTCGTGACGCACTGCGGGTGGAACTCGACGCTAGAGGCAATCGCGGCGGGGCTGCCGGTGGTGACATGGCCGCACTTCTCGGACCAATTCTTGAACGAGAAGCTAGCCGTGGAGGTGCTCGGAATTGGCGTGAGCGTCGGGATCAAGGAGCCATTGATGTGGGTGTCGAAGAAGGAGATAGTGGTGGGCAGAGAGGTGGTGGAGGCCGCCGTCAGGAGCATCATGGACGGGGGAGAAGAGGGAAAGGAGAGAAGGAGGAAAGCATTGGCTCTCTCGGAGAAGGCAAGGACGGCCGTGCAGAAGGGCGGGTCATCGCTTGGCAACCTGCTGGATCTGATCAAGCATTTCGAGGTGGACGCGGGAGGTTGCATGGCCGTGCAGAAGGATGCGTAA